The sequence caaaacaaacaacagaaacaatactgtaattaaaataaaacatctttgaCTCTACAAGACTCTCTTTTTGGAACACGCTGTATGGGTAGGTCACAGCCACagaacaagcagagacattaagtgCCCATCCTTCTTTCAGATTTGATATTTCTAAAACCACAAAGGCATTCTTAAGTAGTCAGTAGAGACCACCCTCTTTCCAGTTGtctgtgtatgttagtcactcggccatgtctgatgctttgtgatctcatggactgtagcccaccaggctcctctgtccatgggattctctaggcaagaatactggagtgggttgccatccccttttccaggggatctccctgactcagggattgaacccaggtctcctgcattgcaggcagattctttaccactggagccagcagggaagccctcttttcaGTTACTGCTCTTCAGATTCTGAATTTTCTCTAGTTTGCTTGAGTTTCAAAAGAAGTGTTGTTTGAACTCTACCTTACAAACACTGCATTGCATGACCTTCTAAAACACATTCTCTGAACTCTGCACAGAGCTCTGTGGATCCTGGGACACGCTATTCTGCGCTTTTACTTCCAAGCATGCTGGAAGAACTACTGGGATTCTGCCCCCAGGCAAGCCACACTCTCCCCCACGGCCCAGAGGGGGCTCCCTTCTTGAAGTTAAGGGGCATACAGCCTTTTACTCGGGTGTTTTTAAACAGAGGAGAGGAAACCCATCGTCACACTCACGTTTATTTTCTCTGTACTCGATGAAACACAGTGTGCAAAAGCCTTTGTTCTCTGGGGTCCCAAAGTACATGCAGCCCGCTTTCCTGCACTTACTGGTCCCCATCCTTTCCCCTGGAGTCCGCGTGGCCGGGGAGTGGTGACCGGCGGGTGCCTCGGGCCCGGCTCTGCGGCAGGCATGTGGGGACAGGCTCTGGGCCAGCTGCGAGGGGTCGGACTTGGAGCGCTGGTGGAAGGACAGGGAGCCGCTGGAGCTGAGGTTCGGGGCGGCCTCGGCTGTAGTCCTTTTAAGGCAAGTACTGCAGATGCCATTAAACGTCCTGGTGACATCCTGGAGGCAGGCTCGGCACTTGCCCGGGTCGGGAAGCCGCGCGGGGTCCGCGGGGCGGCCTGCTGGCTGCTGCCGGGCGTTGTGGCATCGCTCGCAGAAGCCGTTGTGCTGCACGTTGAGGGTAAAGGGGCAGCCGGGGCTCCTGCACTTCATGGCCGTGGTCTCGCTGAAGAGGAAGAGGCTGGGTGCCGTCGGAGGGGCTGAGTGGGGGCCTCCGGCGGGCTCCGCGGGACTCCAGACCTCCCCTCGGGAGGTCCCAAGCACCAGGCCAGGGAGCAGCTCGGGACCCGGCTTGGAGGTGGGCTTTGGGACTTTCGTTTGGTTCTTCTGCCGCCTTTCTGAGCACTCGTGGCACAAAGGCTGGGTGTTCACGGACATGAAGAATGGGCAGTTGGGTGTCTCACATTTGATGTCCATGAGAGAAAGCTGGGGGATGGAAGGGTCCAGAGGATTCTGGGGGTGCGTGTTTCTCCGTCCCTGCTCACTGTTTTCCTGCCACTTCTTGTATTCGTGCTGGACAAGTTCAAAGTAATCATCTACCAGGTTTATTTCTTTGGGTAAGTTAGCTTCATCCAAcctaaagaacaaaaggaaaaatatgagacTTCACaaacacgcacacagacacagacccacacacagacacagacccaCACACAATTTTACATCATTAGCTTATAGAACAAACTGAAAATATGGATTGGGGCAATAACTTTCTACCCAGCCACTGAAATGCAGTCTGTGATAGTTTGCGCCTCTAATGTAACACAGTCCAGTAATGCTGAGAAGACATCACTATTCTGAGAATCAGTCTCATTTAATTAATTTTGGTCCACCCCAAATTACAGATAATGCTAAAGAGAGGGTTACTTGGGGACTGCTTCTATATTTACTCTATTCCTCTTTGAAATAGTTACTTTTACTATCTAAGTTCTCAGAGATGAAATTTCTAGTGAAACATTCTTCAGGGTATTCATTTGGGACAAGTCTACTTTCCAGCACAAACTATACTGGAATGTTGCATTCTGTATTTTGCtgttattaaatttaaatgtgCATCTGGTGTCTGTCAGCGTTAACTGCCATGAGCAGTAACTAAGAGGTAGACATGCCCACAGGCACTCCGTACTGACTTCTGACTCACTGAAATTTGTTCATCTCCACGCTGAGAAATTGTTTAGCTTAGGCCTTCTCGGTCTTGTGCACTTCAAGTTCTAGGAAACAGGCATCTCTTTATCATCAAGCCAGTGTTTACAATCTCGATACCTATAAACCCGCGCTCTGGGTCTCTCCTCCCTCATCCACGTGGCCAACTCATGTGGCTGCTACAGAAACATTCTACAGCCCAGCCTACATGTGATGTGTCTGCCTTACCCAGAAGCCAGGAGAATGAGGCTtttgtttctaagaattttcaCTTGTTAGTCTAGCACTAgggcaattaaaagaaaaaaaaaatatccttgaTGTGAACGCACTTTTTGAAGCCACAATGCTGGCTTCCAAGCATTCAGATACACAGGACAATCCTCTGGAAAAATTCCTTGTTGTCATTTGAAAACCAAAGTCAGTGCCGCTTGAGCTGATTGTCTCTGACACACACAAGTCCCTAAATTTGTTTCACGTTGGAGGAAACTGGCTTCAAATAACTTTACTATTGGTCTCTGAGGCAGAAGCAGCTTAAAGATGACACAGGACAGAGCTAAGAACAAACTGCTTACTTTGCAGCATTAATTAAATGGGTGGTGCCATGGTCCCAGCCTTGAACAGGGATTTCTACCACCATCAAGTACTCTTTCAGGAGCTTTTCCTTCATCTCGTTTTCAGGATCTGTCAAAAAGTGAACTTTTAAGTCTTCAAATCGCCCTCGCTCTCTGTTAACAAGTGGAACAGCTCGGATTTctgagggaaaaagaaataacacGTAAGCAAAGTGGTTCTACTAAACAAGATTTTGTGTGAGGTCACATATATATAACAACTGCattttgaaaaaacagaaaggataCAATTACCGAGTGGAAAAGTATTATCTAGCCACAAAATCAAATGGGGAAACAAACTGTGCTAAGCTCTAATATAAAATACACTGTTTCCAGGAAGTTCACAGAATATTAAGCAGCCTCCAAGCAGCGGGTCTTATTGTTTAAATTACTGCACTTCAGATTCAGACTGACCTGAGTTCAGATTCTGACTCTGCCACTATTCAGCTCTGGGACACTAgggaagttacttaacttctctgagcttcaggtgCCTCATCTGTACAGTAAGGCTATCCATGCTTATAGCATCCACATGGATGCTGcgaagatgaaatgaaataaatattgtaCCTAAAGCATTTATAAAGTACCCTATTAGTTCCACATTAAGATAGTACAGTAATAGCTAGCCTGCCAGACATTTACCTGCCCCAGGTCAGGCACTGTATTATGGGCTAATTAAGAAATGGTGGTAGTAATAGACATTATCTCCTATTTGCTACTAACATGCTCAAAGTAGGTCCCAAATGACACACAAAACAAGTGGGGATGGGGGGGCATTATGATTAGTGCTAGTGCATTATTGTTGCTAATCAAACAAATGACAGAATACTCTATTTGAATAAAACTAATATTCTTAAATGAGGCTTTCAAAAAGGAGCCAAAGAGCAAACCCTGAGGTTCAGTAAGAACAGGGTGTACCAGGATTCACCAGCAGTTACAGATGTGAATAGATGTTTGGTTTTCTCACCAGGTCCACTGTCCTTCATGGTCACCAGGGGTACAAAGTGTTGGCTGTCATAGCCGAGCACAATGGGGTATCTGTAGCATTCCTGGGCAGGCCAGTGCAGAGGCAGGTAAATCCCACCCACCTTCAGAGGAGCAAAATTGGAACCTGACTCCAAACTTCTCAGCATTTTGTCTgtttaaggaaagagaaagaaaag is a genomic window of Muntiacus reevesi chromosome 3, mMunRee1.1, whole genome shotgun sequence containing:
- the TNFAIP3 gene encoding tumor necrosis factor alpha-induced protein 3 isoform X1 yields the protein MAEQLLPLALYLSNMRKAVKIRERTPADIFKPTNGIIHHFKSMHRYTLEMFRTCQFCPQFREIIHNALIDRNIQASLESQKKLNWCREVRRLVALKTNGDGNCLMHAASQYMWGVQDTDLVLRKALFSTLKETDTRNFKFRWQLESLKSQEFVETGLCYDTRNWTDEWDSLVKMASADTPAARGGLQYHSLEEIHIFVLCNILRRPIIVISDKMLRSLESGSNFAPLKVGGIYLPLHWPAQECYRYPIVLGYDSQHFVPLVTMKDSGPEIRAVPLVNRERGRFEDLKVHFLTDPENEMKEKLLKEYLMVVEIPVQGWDHGTTHLINAAKLDEANLPKEINLVDDYFELVQHEYKKWQENSEQGRRNTHPQNPLDPSIPQLSLMDIKCETPNCPFFMSVNTQPLCHECSERRQKNQTKVPKPTSKPGPELLPGLVLGTSRGEVWSPAEPAGGPHSAPPTAPSLFLFSETTAMKCRSPGCPFTLNVQHNGFCERCHNARQQPAGRPADPARLPDPGKCRACLQDVTRTFNGICSTCLKRTTAEAAPNLSSSGSLSFHQRSKSDPSQLAQSLSPHACRRAGPEAPAGHHSPATRTPGERMGTSKCRKAGCMYFGTPENKGFCTLCFIEYRENKHLVAASGKASPTASRFQNAVPCLGRECGALGSTVFEGYCQKCFIEAQNQRFHEAKRTEEQLRSSQRRDLPRASQSASRPKCAQATCRNVLACCSQELCMECQHLGQRAGTSARRPEHSPEEPPTPRCRAPACDHFGNAKCNGYCNECFQFKQMYG
- the TNFAIP3 gene encoding tumor necrosis factor alpha-induced protein 3 isoform X2, whose translation is MAEQLLPLALYLSNMRKAVKIRERTPADIFKPTNGIIHHFKSMHRYTLEMFRTCQFCPQFREIIHNALIDRNIQASLESQKKLNWCREVRRLVALKTNGDGNCLMHAASQYMWGVQDTDLVLRKALFSTLKETDTRNFKFRWQLESLKSQEFVETGLCYDTRNWTDEWDSLVKMASADTPAARGGLQYHSLEEIHIFVLCNILRRPIIVISDKMLRSLESGSNFAPLKVGGIYLPLHWPAQECYRYPIVLGYDSQHFVPLVTMKDSGPEIRAVPLVNRERGRFEDLKVHFLTDPENEMKEKLLKEYLMVVEIPVQGWDHGTTHLINAAKLDEANLPKEINLVDDYFELVQHEYKKWQENSEQGRRNTHPQNPLDPSIPQLSLMDIKCETPNCPFFMSVNTQPLCHECSERRQKNQTKVPKPTSKPGPELLPGLVLGTSRGEVWSPAEPAGGPHSAPPTAPSLFLFSETTAMKCRSPGCPFTLNVQHNGFCERCHNARQQPAGRPADPARLPDPGKCRACLQDVTRTFNGICSTCLKRTTAEAAPNLSSSGSLSFHQRSKSDPSQLAQSLSPHACRRAGPEAPAGHHSPATRTPGERMGTNLVAASGKASPTASRFQNAVPCLGRECGALGSTVFEGYCQKCFIEAQNQRFHEAKRTEEQLRSSQRRDLPRASQSASRPKCAQATCRNVLACCSQELCMECQHLGQRAGTSARRPEHSPEEPPTPRCRAPACDHFGNAKCNGYCNECFQFKQMYG